In Leptospira harrisiae, a genomic segment contains:
- a CDS encoding glycosyltransferase family 2 protein yields the protein MKEIEASKIISIVTPSYNQGEFIERTLNSIVTQFGTFYIDLVVMDGGSKDNSVSIIQKYANLIQAGELSGRYGELSFRTVKNHGNQNTNCLGISYRWVSEKDNGQTHAINKGWKLAVGSVIAWLNSDDIYLPNALSKAYKSLSEREEIGLFGIGLHIDKEDKLIEVYPIEPFSLERLIDYCIICQPTVFLKKEVLSSVGFLNESLGFCMDYEYWLRIAKNNSFYFLPEVLACTRIHENTKTSQNLKVHSEIIQMQKRVVGKTSKHWLFHYANYRLADRFPTIRGNVVFKILIRFYSFLLGIVYR from the coding sequence ATGAAAGAAATTGAAGCATCTAAAATCATCTCCATTGTCACTCCTTCTTATAACCAAGGTGAGTTTATTGAGCGGACACTAAATTCTATAGTAACACAGTTTGGAACATTTTATATTGACTTAGTCGTGATGGACGGGGGATCGAAAGATAACTCGGTTAGTATCATACAAAAATATGCAAATTTGATTCAAGCAGGTGAATTGAGTGGCAGGTATGGTGAGCTATCGTTTCGAACGGTAAAAAATCATGGTAATCAAAATACAAACTGTCTTGGCATCAGCTATCGTTGGGTATCCGAAAAGGACAATGGGCAAACACATGCCATAAACAAAGGGTGGAAACTTGCAGTTGGCTCTGTCATCGCTTGGTTAAATTCTGATGATATTTATCTTCCGAACGCACTGAGTAAAGCATACAAGTCTTTGAGTGAAAGAGAGGAAATTGGCCTATTTGGAATTGGATTGCACATTGATAAAGAAGACAAACTCATAGAAGTTTACCCTATTGAACCATTTTCCTTGGAACGTTTGATAGATTATTGTATCATTTGCCAACCTACAGTTTTTTTAAAAAAAGAAGTTTTGTCTTCTGTTGGTTTTTTGAATGAATCTCTTGGATTCTGTATGGACTACGAATATTGGTTACGAATCGCCAAAAATAATTCATTCTATTTTTTGCCTGAAGTTTTGGCATGTACAAGAATTCATGAAAATACAAAAACCAGCCAAAACTTAAAAGTACATAGTGAGATCATTCAAATGCAGAAGAGGGTGGTTGGAAAAACATCCAAACACTGGTTATTTCATTACGCAAATTATCGGTTAGCGGACCGATTTCCTACAATTCGAGGTAATGTTGTTTTTAAAATACTAATTAGGTTTTATAGTTTTTTACTTGGAATTGTGTATCGTTAA
- a CDS encoding glycosyltransferase family 39 protein, with the protein MLKKFKKHIWVIFGLGLVFLLFMLTRPMGTHDSFWIIPTCLSILTEFNVNLDEFITYGLKDSYAAIKINGHYYNYFPYGITFLVLPIIGAIKPFLSEFLFFRYHKHIELLCASVLVIVALYFLYILFCFFVSRRWAALLTISMGLCTPLFTSASRALWQHSGSILLISLSLFLLVYSLRRNKRILPLLGIVLVFAYAVRPTNIISLFLISLFVLFNFRKERLNYGLAVILAMASFFLFNYWVFGDFVHPYYRTARLSVNFNLLKTAVIGNLFSPNRGFFIWSPFLLFAFLAFFFVKRRNDSLIFLAVSIICSHIFVISTFPHWWAGHSVGPRFMTDVVPFFGLLLCFTIKRFNHSYIFKVSFLFLIIISFLVQFSAAVSKNTQLWNIRGGDINDTPERIWDWHKPQFYPFD; encoded by the coding sequence ATGTTAAAAAAATTTAAAAAACATATTTGGGTTATATTTGGTCTTGGGCTCGTATTTTTACTTTTTATGCTAACGAGACCTATGGGTACGCATGATTCGTTTTGGATAATTCCGACCTGCTTGAGTATTTTGACTGAATTTAATGTAAATTTAGATGAATTTATCACTTATGGTTTGAAAGACTCATATGCTGCGATTAAAATTAATGGGCATTATTATAATTACTTTCCTTATGGTATTACTTTTTTAGTGCTTCCTATCATTGGCGCTATTAAGCCATTTTTAAGTGAATTTTTATTTTTTCGCTATCATAAGCATATTGAATTACTTTGTGCATCCGTTTTGGTTATAGTTGCACTTTATTTCTTGTATATTTTGTTTTGCTTTTTCGTTTCCCGTCGCTGGGCAGCGCTTCTAACTATATCAATGGGGTTATGCACTCCTTTGTTTACATCTGCAAGTCGTGCTTTGTGGCAACATTCAGGAAGTATACTTTTAATATCGCTTTCTTTATTTTTGTTGGTTTATTCTTTACGTAGGAATAAACGTATTCTTCCACTGTTGGGAATTGTTTTGGTTTTTGCCTATGCAGTGCGACCAACAAATATAATTTCTCTTTTTTTGATTTCTTTATTCGTATTATTTAATTTTCGAAAAGAGAGATTAAATTACGGTTTAGCTGTTATTCTTGCCATGGCATCATTTTTCTTGTTCAATTATTGGGTTTTTGGTGACTTTGTGCATCCTTACTATCGTACTGCTAGATTGTCTGTAAATTTTAACCTTTTGAAAACTGCAGTCATTGGAAATCTTTTTAGTCCCAATAGAGGATTTTTTATTTGGTCTCCCTTTCTTTTGTTTGCCTTCCTTGCATTTTTTTTTGTTAAACGGCGAAATGATTCGTTGATTTTTCTTGCGGTCTCCATTATTTGTTCGCATATATTTGTGATTTCAACATTTCCACATTGGTGGGCAGGTCATTCTGTCGGTCCTAGATTTATGACAGATGTTGTGCCTTTTTTTGGACTACTGCTATGTTTCACTATTAAGAGATTTAACCATTCTTACATATTTAAAGTAAGTTTCTTGTTTCTAATAATTATATCGTTTTTGGTACAATTCTCTGCGGCTGTCTCAAAGAATACCCAATTGTGGAATATCAGAGGTGGTGATATTAATGATACCCCTGAAAGAATCTGGGATTGGCATAAACCACAATTTTATCCTTTTGATTGA